A region from the Panicum hallii strain FIL2 chromosome 1, PHallii_v3.1, whole genome shotgun sequence genome encodes:
- the LOC112875073 gene encoding uncharacterized protein LOC112875073 produces MGFQEVKKLLHNQHRRHDTRVAVEDHSQADGTKVWVLGLSGIGGIALPLQQLKPVKTSRRRHDASEEERDAGGEDGEEEEPVTPRGEGWRIPAEATTCPPAPKKPRTAVSIIRSGAGRRCNCDGGEVLDEFFRVPADLEAVFVSRAAKAN; encoded by the coding sequence ATGGGGTTCCAAGAGGTGAAGAAGCTGCTGCATAATCAGCATCGCCGCCATGACACGCGTGTGGCAGTGGAAGACCACAGCCAAGCAGACGGCACCAAGGTCTGGGTCCTGGGTCTGTCCGGGATCGGCGGGATCGCCCTGCCGCTGCAGCAGCTCAAGCCCGTCAAGACCAGCCGCCGGCGGCACGACGCCAGCGAGGAGGAGCGTGACGCCGGCGGGGAAGACGGAGAGGAAGAAGAGCCCGTGACTCCGAGGGGGGAAGGGTGGAGGATACCGGCGGAGGCGACGACGTGCCCGCCGGCGCCCAAGAAGCCCAGGACGGCGGTGTCGATCATCAGGAGCGGCGCGGGTCGCCGGTGCAACTGCGACGGCGGGGAGGTGCTCGACGAGTTCTTCCGCGTGCCGGCGGATTTGGAGGCCGTCTTTGTCAGCCGAGCTGCCAAGGCGAATTAG